DNA sequence from the Desulfovibrio sp. Huiquan2017 genome:
CGCCGGTGTACTCGGCCACGTACTCGTCCACGTCCGCAGCCGTGTAGTCGATGGGCGTGCCGCCCAGAGCCTCGACCACGGCGGCCTTGTCCGGGGAGGAGACCGTGGCGAAGACCTCGGCCCCGGCGTGGGCCCCGAGCTGCACGGCCAGATGCCCCACGCCCCCGGCCCCGCCCTGGACCAGAAGCCGTTCGCCCGCCTTGAGCCCCGCCCTGTCGAACAGGGCCAGCCAGGCGGTGACGGCGACCAGGGGCATGGCCCCGGCGTCCGTCAAATCCATGCATTCGGGAGCGCGGGCCAACAACCGTTCGTCCGCGACCGTGAACTCGGCCAGCGCGCCGGGCAATCCCTTGATCCCGCCGGGACAGCCGAACACGCGGTCGCCCGCGGCGAAGCGGGTGACGCCTGGCCCCGCGGCCTCCACGGTACCGGACACGTCCATGCCCGGCACGGCGGGCAGTGCGGGCGCAAAGGCCAGGGACTGGCCCAGCGCGGCGATTTTGTTGTCGATGGGGTTCAGGCTCGACCCGGCAACGCGGACCAGGACCTGGCCCGGACCGGGGTCGGGCACGGGGATATCGGACTCGGCAAAGGCGTATTGCCCGCCGTATTCTTCAAGCAGCATGGCTTTCATGGACAGTTCCTCCTTTTTCCATCCTACCCGCATCCCGACGGCCTGTACAGGGGCGGAGAGATTACGGAAGACACGGAAATGAGTGGACCAAAGGGCGCACCTGGGTCATCATGAACGGATGGCACGCAAACGACACGCACAGCCCCTTGCCCAGCCCTATGTCCTGCCCATGTCCCGCAAGGAGATGGACGACCTGGGATGGGAGGAGCTCGACATTCTCCTGGTCACGGGTGACGCCTATGTGGACCACCCTTCCTTTGGTGCGCCCCTGCTCGGGCGCTGGCTCGTCCGCCAGGGCTTCCGCACGGGCATCTGCGCCCAGCCCGCCTGGGATCGCCCCGACGACATTCTTCGCCTGGGCCGACCGAGACTGTTCGCGGGGGTCTCAGCCGGGTCGCTGGACTCCATGGTGGCCCACTACACGGCCTTCCGCAAAAAACGGTCCGACGACGCCTACACCCCCGGCGGCAAGGCGGGGGCGCGGCCCAACCGGGCGTGCATCGCCTACACCAACGTGGTGCAGCGGGCCTTTCCGGGCCTGCCCGTAATCCTGGGCGGCATCGAGGCGTCGTTGCGGCGTGTGTCACACTATGATTTCTGGTCCGACTCGGTGCGCAAATCCGTGCTCCTGGACTCCAAGGCCACGGCCATAACCTACGGTATGGCCGAGGACTCCATCGCCACCCTGGCCCGGACCATCGAGGCCATTCTCGAAGACGTCGGCGAAGTGGATCTGCGCGCCTTGCGTCCCCAGCTGGCGGGGTTGCCCGGCCTGGCTGTGGCCGGGACCCGGGACGACGTCCCCGAGAACACCGAAGTCATCGAGCTGCCCTCCCACGAGGCCATCCTGGAAGACCCCAAGGCGCTCATAGAGGCCACCCGGCTACTCGAAAAACAAGTCCATCAGAACAAAGCCATGGCCGTGCAGGCCACCGGCAAACGGATGGTCCTGATTTCCCCGCCCGGGCTCCTGCTCGACACGGCGGGCCTGGACGAAGTGGCAGGCCTGCCCTTCACCCGGCTGCCCCACCCGGCCTACCGGGAACGCATCCCGGCGGCGGACATGATCCTGACCAGCGTGACCACCCACCGGGGCTGCTCGGGCGGCTGCTCGTTCTGCACCCTTGCCCTGCACCAGGGGCGGACCATCCGCTCGCGAAGCAAGGCCTCCCTGCTCAAGGAGGTGAAGGCCATCACCGAGGTGAAGGGATGGACCGGGTCCATTTCAGACGTGGGCGGCCCCAGCGCCAACATGTGGGGCGCGCACTGCGATGCCGACCAGTCCACCTGCGAACGGGCCAGCTGCCTGACCCCGCGCATCTGCAAGCATTACAAGGTGACCCAGCGCGATTTCGTCTCCCTCCTGCGCTCCGTGGCCGACGTCAACTCCGTGGACCACGTGCGCGTGGCCTCGGGCTGGCGCATCGACCTGGCCGTGACCGACATGCGCTCCCTGGCCTGCATGATCCGCGAATTCGTGGGCGGTCAAGCCAAAGTCGCCCCCGAGCACCAGGTGAACCACGTGCTCAAGCTCATGCGCAAGCCCGGGTTCGAGACCTTCGAGACCTTCCTCGACCTGTTCGACAGGGAGTCGAAAAAAGCGGGCAAGAAACAATACGTCGTCCCCTACCTCATGTCCGCCTTCCCCGGCTGCACCGAGGAGGACATGCACACCCTGCACGACTGGCTCGATGCGCGCGGCTGGAAGCCCGAGCAGGTCCAGTGTTTCATCCCCCTGCCCGGCACGGCCGCCGCGGCCATGTTCCATGCCGGGTGCGACATGCAGGGGAACCCCATTCACGTAGCCAAAACCGACGCGGAGCGGCTGCGCCAACACGCCATCCTCATGCCGGACACCGGC
Encoded proteins:
- a CDS encoding zinc-dependent alcohol dehydrogenase family protein, whose translation is MKAMLLEEYGGQYAFAESDIPVPDPGPGQVLVRVAGSSLNPIDNKIAALGQSLAFAPALPAVPGMDVSGTVEAAGPGVTRFAAGDRVFGCPGGIKGLPGALAEFTVADERLLARAPECMDLTDAGAMPLVAVTAWLALFDRAGLKAGERLLVQGGAGGVGHLAVQLGAHAGAEVFATVSSPDKAAVVEALGGTPIDYTAADVDEYVAEYTGGEGFDAVFDTVGGPVLDDSLRAVRTGGRVVSTNTRSTHDLGPLHAKGLSLHVVFMLLPLLTGKGRERIGEILERVAGLVDADELAVLLDERRFDFRDIASAHRYWEAGKALGKIGISVAA
- a CDS encoding YgiQ family radical SAM protein; this translates as MARKRHAQPLAQPYVLPMSRKEMDDLGWEELDILLVTGDAYVDHPSFGAPLLGRWLVRQGFRTGICAQPAWDRPDDILRLGRPRLFAGVSAGSLDSMVAHYTAFRKKRSDDAYTPGGKAGARPNRACIAYTNVVQRAFPGLPVILGGIEASLRRVSHYDFWSDSVRKSVLLDSKATAITYGMAEDSIATLARTIEAILEDVGEVDLRALRPQLAGLPGLAVAGTRDDVPENTEVIELPSHEAILEDPKALIEATRLLEKQVHQNKAMAVQATGKRMVLISPPGLLLDTAGLDEVAGLPFTRLPHPAYRERIPAADMILTSVTTHRGCSGGCSFCTLALHQGRTIRSRSKASLLKEVKAITEVKGWTGSISDVGGPSANMWGAHCDADQSTCERASCLTPRICKHYKVTQRDFVSLLRSVADVNSVDHVRVASGWRIDLAVTDMRSLACMIREFVGGQAKVAPEHQVNHVLKLMRKPGFETFETFLDLFDRESKKAGKKQYVVPYLMSAFPGCTEEDMHTLHDWLDARGWKPEQVQCFIPLPGTAAAAMFHAGCDMQGNPIHVAKTDAERLRQHAILMPDTGRPPGQASHRGRGRKRPRK